In Alphaproteobacteria bacterium, one genomic interval encodes:
- the gatA gene encoding Asp-tRNA(Asn)/Glu-tRNA(Gln) amidotransferase subunit GatA, with protein sequence MTVPADPTRLTVAQARDCLAAGDISARELTAAHIAAMDSARHLNAFITETPDLAMAQADAADARHARGASHALDGIPMAIKDLFCTEDVLTTAASHILDGYIPTYESTVSDRLKAAGAVMLGKANMDEFAMGSANITSHHGAVHSPWRRPGDDRPLVPGGSSGGSAAAVAARIAMAATGTDTGGSIRQPAAFTGIVGLKPTYGRCSRWGIVAFASSLDQAGPMARTVEDCAILLQVMAGHDPKDSTSVDRPVPDLRAALTGDIRGLRIGLPKEYRADGMSDEVDRLWQSGAAWLRAAGADVVEISLPHTRYALPTYYIVAPAEASSNLARYDGVRYGLRVAVDGGDLTDLYEATRAQGFGAEVRRRIMIGTYVLSAGYYDAYYLKAQKVRSLIARDFSQAFDSVDAILTPTAPTAAFAIGEKMDDPIAMYLNDVFTVPASLAGLPALSLPAGLSGDGLPLGLQLIGRAFDEETVLRIAGVMEQAAGFTALPTSLSTGSDGEA encoded by the coding sequence GTGACGGTTCCGGCCGATCCAACCCGGCTGACCGTCGCCCAGGCCCGCGACTGCCTGGCGGCCGGTGATATTTCGGCCCGCGAGCTGACGGCGGCGCACATCGCTGCCATGGACAGTGCGCGTCACCTCAACGCCTTCATCACTGAGACGCCGGACCTGGCCATGGCCCAGGCCGATGCCGCCGACGCCCGCCACGCCCGGGGCGCCTCCCATGCGCTGGACGGCATTCCTATGGCCATCAAGGATCTGTTCTGTACTGAGGACGTGCTGACCACCGCCGCCAGTCATATCCTCGACGGCTACATCCCGACTTACGAGTCCACCGTCAGTGATCGGCTGAAGGCGGCCGGTGCGGTCATGCTGGGCAAAGCCAACATGGATGAGTTCGCCATGGGCTCGGCCAATATCACCAGTCACCACGGCGCCGTGCACAGCCCGTGGCGGCGGCCGGGCGACGACCGGCCGCTGGTGCCTGGCGGCTCGTCCGGCGGCTCCGCCGCCGCCGTCGCCGCCCGCATTGCCATGGCCGCCACCGGCACCGACACCGGCGGCTCCATCCGCCAGCCTGCCGCCTTTACCGGAATAGTGGGTCTCAAGCCCACTTATGGCCGCTGCTCGCGCTGGGGCATCGTCGCCTTCGCCTCGTCGCTCGATCAGGCTGGCCCCATGGCCCGCACGGTCGAGGACTGCGCCATCCTGCTGCAGGTCATGGCCGGCCATGACCCGAAGGATTCCACCTCCGTGGATCGTCCCGTGCCGGACCTGCGGGCGGCGCTCACCGGCGACATCCGGGGACTGCGGATCGGTCTGCCAAAGGAATATCGCGCCGATGGCATGAGCGATGAGGTGGATCGCCTGTGGCAGAGCGGTGCGGCGTGGCTGCGTGCCGCCGGTGCGGATGTGGTGGAGATCAGCCTGCCGCACACCCGTTATGCCCTGCCCACCTACTACATTGTGGCACCGGCCGAAGCCTCGTCCAATCTGGCCCGCTATGACGGGGTGCGTTATGGCCTGCGGGTGGCGGTTGACGGCGGCGATCTGACCGACCTTTACGAGGCAACCCGGGCCCAGGGATTCGGCGCCGAGGTGCGTCGCCGCATCATGATCGGCACCTACGTGCTGAGCGCCGGCTACTACGACGCCTACTACCTGAAGGCGCAAAAGGTGCGCAGCCTCATCGCCCGCGACTTCAGCCAGGCCTTCGATTCGGTGGACGCCATCCTGACGCCGACCGCGCCCACAGCCGCCTTCGCCATCGGCGAAAAAATGGACGATCCCATCGCCATGTATCTCAACGACGTGTTCACCGTCCCGGCCAGCCTGGCCGGGCTGCCGGCCTTGTCCTTGCCGGCCGGCCTCAGCGGCGATGGTCTGCCGCTCGGCCTGCAACTCATTGGTCGCGCCTTTGACGAAGAGACGGTGTTGCGCATCGCCGGCGTCATGGAGCAAGCCGCCGGCTTCACCGCCCTGCCAACCAGCCTGTCCACCGGTTCGGACGGGGAGGCCTAG
- the ruvX gene encoding Holliday junction resolvase RuvX, whose amino-acid sequence MSTTPVLAETPADLKALLMPGQRLLGIDLGEKTLGLAISDPRLVLASPRQTLRRGRLRDDAAKLAAMVAADAIGGVVIGLPVNMDGSEGPRCQASRAFAGNLYAILGLPTLLWDERLSTRAVERLMIEQGDVSRRRRAAAVDSLAAAYILQGVLDALQPPA is encoded by the coding sequence ATGAGCACCACTCCCGTCCTGGCAGAGACTCCGGCCGACCTGAAAGCGCTGCTGATGCCGGGCCAGCGTCTGCTGGGGATCGATCTTGGCGAGAAGACCCTTGGCCTGGCGATCAGTGACCCGCGGCTGGTCCTGGCCAGCCCGCGCCAGACGCTGCGGCGCGGCCGCCTGCGTGACGATGCCGCGAAACTGGCCGCCATGGTCGCGGCCGACGCTATCGGCGGCGTGGTCATCGGCCTGCCGGTAAACATGGATGGCAGCGAAGGACCGCGCTGTCAGGCCAGCCGCGCCTTCGCCGGCAATCTCTACGCCATCCTCGGCCTGCCGACTCTGCTGTGGGATGAGCGCCTGTCGACCCGCGCCGTGGAGCGCCTGATGATCGAGCAGGGCGATGTGTCACGACGGCGGCGGGCGGCGGCCGTGGACAGCCTTGCCGCCGCCTACATCCTGCAGGGAGTGCTGGACGCGCTTCAGCCGCCGGCCTGA
- a CDS encoding monovalent cation:proton antiporter-2 (CPA2) family protein has translation MTGQAGFIEETLLFLLAAVIIVPLFQRVRASPVLGYLIAGAIIGPFGFGLVHDTGGARALAELGIAFLMFTVGLELSLERLRTMRHLIFGIGLAQVAITTVAVAAVAWGLGLPVETAVIIGAALALSSTAIVLRLLSDKGELLSRSGRVVLSILLLQDLAVVPFLALLPALADPTTSLPVAVALTMVRAAAALVVILVLGRLVLRPLLRTVAAAGNPEIFSALVLLVALGTGWATHQAGLSLALGAFLAGLLLAETEYRHQIEADIEPYRGILLGLFFMTIGMLVDGATAIASAGLIVLALIGLLLGKAVLITAIALAFRQPLAIAARTGIVLAQGGEFAFILFALALSQGLMEPALGQILVVVVALSMMLTPGLALLAERVARLLERRRGFGPADMAEEMQGLTDHTIVAGFGRVGQTVVSFLVARELPYVAVDMDAARVTAARSRGLNVFYGDASRQSVLRAAGAERARSIVLTLGPRATERAIGVLRSHHKGLRILARAREREHGRDLSRAGADIVVPETLESSLQLGAATLRSLGAAPEDVAGLMEEFRRNDYAGLGDIISGGRASGSRAGGKSGDGQAGG, from the coding sequence ATGACCGGACAGGCCGGATTTATCGAAGAGACCCTGCTTTTTCTGCTGGCGGCGGTGATTATCGTGCCGCTGTTTCAGCGCGTGCGGGCCAGCCCCGTGCTCGGCTATCTCATCGCTGGCGCGATTATCGGTCCGTTCGGCTTCGGCCTGGTCCACGACACCGGCGGTGCCCGGGCTCTGGCCGAGCTGGGCATCGCCTTTCTCATGTTCACGGTCGGCCTGGAGCTGTCGCTGGAGCGTCTGCGCACCATGCGCCACCTCATTTTCGGCATTGGCCTGGCCCAGGTGGCCATAACCACCGTGGCGGTGGCGGCTGTCGCCTGGGGGCTGGGCCTGCCGGTGGAAACCGCGGTGATCATCGGCGCCGCCCTTGCCTTGTCGTCCACCGCGATCGTCCTGCGGCTGCTCAGCGACAAGGGCGAGCTGCTGTCGCGTTCCGGCCGCGTCGTCCTGTCCATCCTGTTGCTGCAGGATCTGGCGGTGGTGCCGTTCCTTGCCTTGCTGCCGGCCCTGGCCGATCCGACCACCTCACTGCCGGTGGCGGTTGCCCTGACCATGGTGCGCGCGGCCGCCGCGCTCGTCGTCATCCTCGTTCTGGGCCGGCTGGTGTTGCGGCCGCTGCTGCGCACGGTTGCTGCCGCCGGCAATCCGGAGATTTTTTCCGCCCTCGTCCTGCTGGTGGCGCTGGGCACCGGCTGGGCGACTCATCAGGCTGGCCTGTCCCTGGCACTGGGCGCCTTCCTGGCCGGCCTGCTGCTGGCGGAAACCGAATACCGCCATCAGATCGAAGCCGACATAGAGCCCTACCGCGGCATACTCCTGGGCCTCTTCTTCATGACCATCGGCATGCTGGTGGATGGCGCCACGGCCATCGCCTCCGCCGGCCTCATTGTCCTGGCGCTCATCGGTCTTTTGCTGGGCAAGGCGGTGCTCATCACCGCTATTGCGCTGGCCTTTCGCCAACCCCTGGCCATCGCCGCGCGGACCGGGATTGTGCTGGCCCAGGGCGGCGAGTTCGCTTTCATCCTGTTTGCCCTGGCCCTAAGCCAGGGGCTGATGGAGCCGGCTCTTGGCCAGATTCTGGTGGTCGTCGTGGCCCTTAGCATGATGCTCACGCCGGGCCTCGCCCTGCTGGCGGAGAGGGTGGCGCGATTGCTGGAGCGACGGCGCGGCTTCGGTCCGGCCGATATGGCTGAGGAAATGCAGGGCCTGACCGACCACACCATCGTCGCCGGCTTTGGCCGGGTCGGCCAGACCGTGGTCAGCTTCCTGGTTGCCCGCGAGCTTCCCTATGTGGCGGTGGATATGGATGCGGCGCGCGTCACGGCGGCCCGCAGCCGTGGCCTCAACGTGTTTTATGGCGATGCCAGCCGCCAGTCCGTGCTGCGCGCGGCCGGGGCGGAGCGGGCGCGGTCCATCGTCCTGACGCTGGGTCCGCGGGCGACGGAGCGGGCCATCGGCGTCCTGCGGTCTCACCATAAGGGACTGCGCATTCTGGCCCGCGCCCGCGAGCGTGAGCATGGCCGCGACCTGTCACGGGCCGGCGCCGACATCGTCGTGCCGGAGACCCTGGAAAGCAGCTTACAACTGGGCGCCGCCACACTGCGCAGTCTTGGCGCCGCGCCGGAGGATGTCGCCGGCCTGATGGAGGAGTTTCGTCGCAACGACTATGCCGGGCTCGGTGACATCATCTCCGGCGGCCGCGCCTCGGGCAGTCGCGCAGGTGGAAAATCCGGCGACGGTCAGGCCGGCGGCTGA
- a CDS encoding aspartate carbamoyltransferase catalytic subunit, whose amino-acid sequence MTAPPDIRLPSRHLLGIDGLDERTITGILDLSAIYFTHNRERGPKLKQLSGRTVMNLFFESSTRTRTSFEIAAKRLGGDVVNMNVAASSIKKGETLIDTAMTLNAMYADVLVVRHPDSGAVSLLSDKVNCAVINGGDGSHAHPTQALLDAFTIRHRKGRIAGLTVAICGDVAHSRVARSNIQLLTTMGARVRVVAPPTLLPAGVEGLGADVYHDMREGLSDCDIVMMLRLQAERMRGAFVPSIREYFHYFGLDREKLAFARPDALIMHPGPMNRGIEIDSVVADDIGRSVIAEQVETGVAVRMACLDLVTRSLHNQSGHNQSGHNQSRHDQPGGGAAP is encoded by the coding sequence ATGACAGCGCCGCCAGATATCCGACTCCCAAGCCGCCACCTGTTGGGAATCGACGGACTGGACGAGCGTACCATCACCGGCATTCTTGACCTGTCGGCGATCTACTTCACCCACAACCGCGAACGCGGACCGAAGCTGAAACAGCTCTCGGGCCGCACGGTCATGAACCTGTTCTTCGAGAGCTCCACGCGCACCCGCACATCGTTCGAGATTGCCGCCAAGCGGCTGGGCGGTGATGTGGTCAATATGAATGTGGCCGCCAGCTCCATAAAGAAGGGCGAGACGCTGATTGATACGGCGATGACGCTGAACGCCATGTATGCGGATGTGCTGGTGGTACGCCATCCGGATTCCGGCGCGGTCAGCCTGTTGTCGGACAAGGTGAACTGCGCGGTTATCAACGGCGGCGATGGCAGTCATGCCCACCCGACCCAGGCTCTGCTGGACGCCTTCACCATCCGCCACCGCAAGGGCCGCATCGCCGGCCTGACCGTGGCCATTTGCGGCGATGTGGCGCACAGCCGGGTGGCGCGCTCCAATATTCAACTGCTCACCACCATGGGCGCCCGGGTGCGGGTCGTGGCGCCGCCAACCCTGCTGCCGGCGGGCGTCGAGGGTCTTGGCGCCGATGTCTATCACGACATGCGCGAAGGGCTGAGCGACTGCGACATCGTCATGATGCTGCGGTTGCAGGCGGAGCGCATGCGCGGCGCCTTCGTGCCGTCCATCCGCGAGTATTTTCATTACTTCGGGCTGGATCGCGAGAAACTGGCTTTCGCCCGGCCGGACGCCCTGATCATGCATCCGGGACCGATGAATCGCGGTATCGAGATCGACAGCGTGGTGGCCGATGATATCGGTCGCAGCGTCATCGCCGAACAGGTGGAAACAGGCGTTGCCGTGCGAATGGCGTGCCTCGACCTGGTCACACGGTCGCTGCACAACCAGTCCGGGCACAACCAGTCCGGGCACAACCAGTCCAGGCATGACCAGCCCGGCGGCGGAGCCGCGCCGTGA
- the gatC gene encoding Asp-tRNA(Asn)/Glu-tRNA(Gln) amidotransferase subunit GatC, producing the protein MALDTATVARIARLARIRVGAEELDSLRGELQQIITWVEQLAEVATDDVAPMTSVAAMALPQRDDTVSDGGYADRILKNAPDKVGEFFTVPKVVE; encoded by the coding sequence ATGGCTCTCGACACCGCTACCGTTGCCCGCATCGCTCGTCTGGCCCGTATCCGGGTCGGTGCTGAGGAGTTGGACTCCCTGCGTGGTGAGTTGCAGCAGATCATCACCTGGGTGGAGCAATTGGCGGAGGTGGCCACCGACGACGTGGCGCCCATGACCAGCGTCGCCGCCATGGCCCTGCCACAGCGTGACGACACGGTCAGCGACGGCGGCTATGCCGACCGCATCCTGAAGAACGCGCCGGACAAGGTCGGTGAGTTCTTTACGGTGCCGAAGGTTGTCGAGTGA